A portion of the Cellulophaga algicola DSM 14237 genome contains these proteins:
- a CDS encoding SDR family NAD(P)-dependent oxidoreductase, with amino-acid sequence MRKLEGETAVITGGTSGIGLATAQEFITQGANVVIFGRGLSR; translated from the coding sequence ATGAGAAAGTTAGAAGGAGAAACAGCTGTAATTACAGGAGGTACTAGTGGTATTGGTTTAGCAACAGCGCAAGAATTTATTACTCAAGGAGCTAATGTAGTTATTTTTGGTAGGGGTCTCTCTCGTTAA
- a CDS encoding TetR/AcrR family transcriptional regulator, protein MRPQKVQDAEIMTSLVKTFRSKGYEGTSLAELAASTGLKKASLYHRFPKGKQEMASAVLDFLEEWVDQHLFTLLLDENKTPEERIKEGIAEIRKSYDHGKETCIFRALSLGQSLELFEVQINRGMSKWIHAFKNIGIALGLTASEAQQQAVDTLIKIQGSLIVTRGMNDLAIFETTLQEIQTTYLKP, encoded by the coding sequence ATGAGACCACAGAAAGTACAAGACGCCGAAATCATGACAAGCTTAGTAAAAACCTTTCGTTCTAAAGGATATGAAGGGACTAGTCTTGCCGAATTAGCGGCAAGTACCGGATTAAAAAAAGCGAGTCTTTATCACCGTTTTCCGAAGGGCAAGCAAGAAATGGCCTCTGCTGTTCTCGATTTTTTAGAAGAATGGGTAGATCAACATCTGTTTACACTATTGTTAGATGAGAACAAAACCCCTGAAGAACGAATAAAAGAAGGCATCGCCGAAATTAGAAAATCTTATGATCATGGTAAAGAAACTTGCATTTTTAGGGCGCTTTCTTTGGGCCAAAGTTTAGAATTATTTGAAGTCCAAATTAATAGAGGAATGAGCAAATGGATTCATGCCTTCAAGAATATAGGAATAGCTTTAGGCTTAACGGCATCTGAAGCACAGCAGCAAGCTGTTGATACGCTGATAAAAATACAGGGAAGTCTTATTGTTACAAGAGGCATGAATGACTTAGCTATATTTGAAACTACCCTACAAGAAATACAAACTACCTACCTAAAACCATAA
- a CDS encoding alpha/beta fold hydrolase, whose protein sequence is MKNIATTVLLAITLFSCVSKNEVPTPTSNTSVNEPNTSVEFGTQYKSIKIDGISIAYREAGNPENQTIVLLHGFPASSHQYRKVFSQLSGAYHLIAPDYPGFGNSDFPDAKDYTYTFDTIATTIDTFLEQKGINSYALMIQDYGAPIGFRIATAHPERVTAIINQNGNAYEEGLGAAWADTRALWENRTKDTEAALLPAFSLEGLKWQYTHGVRNIETVNPDNWNLDYSRLSRPNAHKINLDLFYDYQNNVKLYPKWQQYLRDHQPPLLIVWGKNDAYFPESGAEAFKKDVKDIDYNIYDTGHFALEEEGDAIIKKISAFMKTLHTRA, encoded by the coding sequence ATGAAAAATATAGCAACAACAGTACTCTTAGCAATTACGTTATTCTCGTGTGTTTCTAAAAATGAAGTTCCCACTCCTACCTCCAATACAAGCGTGAACGAGCCGAATACATCAGTAGAGTTTGGCACACAATACAAATCCATAAAAATAGATGGGATTAGTATTGCTTATCGAGAAGCGGGTAATCCTGAAAACCAAACTATTGTTTTGTTGCACGGTTTTCCTGCATCATCCCATCAATACAGAAAAGTATTTTCACAATTGTCTGGAGCATACCATTTAATAGCTCCCGATTATCCTGGCTTTGGAAATAGCGATTTTCCTGACGCGAAAGATTATACCTATACTTTTGATACTATCGCCACCACTATAGATACTTTCCTAGAACAAAAAGGAATTAATTCTTACGCCTTAATGATCCAAGATTACGGAGCGCCTATTGGTTTTAGAATTGCAACAGCACACCCAGAACGCGTAACGGCTATCATCAACCAAAACGGAAATGCTTATGAAGAAGGATTAGGCGCAGCTTGGGCGGATACTAGAGCCCTTTGGGAAAATAGAACGAAAGACACCGAAGCTGCCTTGTTACCCGCCTTTTCATTAGAAGGTTTAAAATGGCAATACACGCATGGCGTACGAAATATAGAAACCGTAAATCCTGATAATTGGAATTTGGATTATTCACGTTTGTCTAGGCCTAACGCACATAAAATAAATCTAGATTTATTTTATGATTACCAGAACAACGTAAAACTATACCCTAAATGGCAACAATATTTAAGAGATCATCAACCTCCATTATTAATTGTTTGGGGTAAAAACGATGCATATTTTCCTGAAAGTGGCGCAGAAGCTTTTAAGAAAGATGTTAAAGACATAGATTACAACATTTATGATACGGGCCACTTTGCGCTTGAAGAAGAGGGTGATGCTATCATCAAAAAAATTAGCGCTTTTATGAAAACATTACATACACGAGCATAA
- a CDS encoding alpha/beta fold hydrolase: protein MKISTYLLGTLSLFVIGCQELPTSIQEDSVFFLPPPTTYNTLEVNGVDLFYREAGDPKKPTIVLLHGYPSSSHSYRNLIPMLASQYHIIAPDNLGSGYSDHLNPETTTYTFDLLAEYTNELLDELKITNYTLYMQDFGAPVGYRMMMKDPERIDALIVQNANAYLDGLTQERQAFFKKAQEDTSEEELDFLYHITSEEVIINKQYLFDLETTNYNIQSPDAWTHDLTFLNTRVDRLIQVQLFQDYYNNLLAYPTWQKMLKETQPKTLITWGAKDVKFNADGARAYLRDLPNAELHLLDAGHFAAEEKTRDIALLILNFLE from the coding sequence ATGAAAATTAGCACCTATTTGCTTGGTACCTTAAGTTTATTCGTGATAGGCTGCCAGGAATTACCCACATCAATACAAGAGGATAGTGTCTTTTTTCTTCCTCCACCCACTACCTATAATACCTTAGAAGTAAACGGTGTAGATTTGTTTTATAGAGAAGCTGGCGATCCTAAAAAACCCACGATTGTATTATTACATGGCTATCCATCTTCTTCCCATAGTTACCGAAATTTGATTCCCATGTTAGCCAGCCAATACCATATTATTGCACCAGATAATCTAGGTTCGGGATATAGCGATCATCTAAATCCAGAAACTACTACATATACGTTTGATTTACTTGCAGAATATACCAATGAGTTACTCGATGAACTAAAAATAACAAATTACACCTTGTATATGCAAGATTTTGGTGCTCCTGTTGGTTACCGAATGATGATGAAGGATCCTGAAAGAATAGATGCTTTAATTGTACAAAATGCTAATGCATATTTAGACGGCTTGACCCAAGAAAGACAAGCATTCTTTAAAAAGGCACAAGAAGATACCTCAGAAGAAGAACTAGATTTTTTATATCATATCACTAGTGAGGAGGTTATTATTAATAAACAATATTTATTTGATCTTGAAACGACCAATTACAACATCCAAAGTCCTGATGCTTGGACACATGACCTAACGTTCTTAAATACCAGAGTAGATAGATTAATTCAAGTACAATTATTTCAAGACTATTACAACAACCTTCTTGCCTACCCTACTTGGCAAAAGATGTTGAAAGAAACACAACCCAAAACATTAATTACATGGGGCGCAAAAGATGTGAAATTTAATGCGGATGGCGCCAGAGCTTATTTAAGAGATTTACCCAATGCAGAACTACATTTATTGGATGCTGGCCATTTTGCAGCGGAAGAAAAGACTCGCGATATAGCGCTACTTATCCTTAATTTCCTTGAGTAG
- a CDS encoding phosphoribosyltransferase family protein: MKYDIKKFNDGQVTAKITEGGNLDLKIRGNSYQDLFTIAAVKEAWDAENAMHKNAVATLTILCLIGQRSDRRFHKAESFDLKVIANFINSMKFDKVSILHPHSPISLALIANSEMISHFQFVEKTFKVLGNPVLVSPDAGAYKTTHEIAEKLQADLVPSNKVRVNGAPEISIQGDVKGKECLIVDDLADGGRTFKFLAEALKSQGATKVFLYVTHAQFNYGFEELKESIDHVYCTNSFKDITDEFVTQYSVI; encoded by the coding sequence ATGAAATACGACATAAAGAAATTTAATGACGGGCAAGTAACCGCCAAAATTACAGAAGGAGGTAATTTAGACCTTAAAATTAGAGGGAATAGTTATCAAGATTTATTTACCATAGCTGCTGTAAAAGAGGCTTGGGATGCAGAAAATGCGATGCATAAAAATGCCGTTGCGACTTTAACCATTTTATGTTTAATTGGGCAGCGTTCCGATAGACGGTTTCATAAAGCAGAATCTTTTGATTTAAAAGTGATTGCTAATTTTATCAATAGCATGAAGTTCGATAAAGTTTCTATTTTACATCCGCACAGTCCTATATCTCTGGCATTGATAGCGAATAGTGAAATGATCTCTCATTTTCAATTTGTAGAAAAAACGTTTAAGGTATTAGGTAATCCGGTATTGGTGAGCCCAGATGCGGGGGCTTATAAGACCACACATGAAATTGCTGAAAAATTGCAAGCAGATTTAGTACCTTCTAATAAAGTTCGCGTAAACGGCGCTCCTGAGATAAGTATTCAAGGCGATGTAAAAGGAAAAGAATGCTTGATTGTAGATGATTTAGCAGACGGTGGAAGAACCTTTAAATTCTTAGCAGAAGCCTTAAAATCTCAAGGGGCTACAAAAGTATTTTTATACGTAACACATGCGCAATTTAACTATGGCTTTGAGGAGTTAAAAGAAAGCATTGACCACGTCTACTGTACCAATAGTTTTAAAGATATTACAGATGAATTTGTAACACAATATTCCGTCATTTAA
- a CDS encoding nicotinate phosphoribosyltransferase: MNGLFLTDGYKTGHHQQYPKGTEEVYSNWTPRSNKYAPKGCDKVVSFGQQYVFQWLHDYFQDNFFSKPKAQVCNELKEELSLYLGTDYDVTHYEELHDLQYLPIRAKSLPEGLEVPIRVPMVTVVNTDKKFYWITNFLETILSTMLWQPMTSASIALCYKRIFKKWTLATDKENLGFIDFQGHDFSMRGMGGLQSAVSSGMGHAAVFLGSDTLPVISTLRNYYHAKGFVVGSVNATEHSVMCAGTKDDEIGTFRALMNTYPTGILSVVSDTWDLWKVLTEYLPQLKEEVLARDGKLVIRPDSGDPVDIICGEAAALGAESPKDKGVVELLWDIFGGTVNAQGFKVLDAHIGAIYGDSITTERAESICQRLSDKGFATTNVVLGIGSFTYQFNTRDTFGFAMKATSVVVHGERREIFKDPITDDGVKKSAKGLIKVDVIDGEFVLVDQVTPAIENEGALQVIYEDGKFMNQVNLQEIRDRINENL; the protein is encoded by the coding sequence ATGAACGGATTATTTTTAACAGACGGATACAAAACAGGACACCACCAACAATACCCAAAAGGAACAGAAGAAGTATATTCCAATTGGACGCCTAGAAGCAATAAATATGCACCTAAAGGCTGCGATAAAGTAGTTTCTTTTGGCCAGCAATATGTATTTCAATGGTTGCATGACTATTTTCAGGATAATTTCTTTTCTAAACCAAAAGCGCAAGTATGTAATGAGTTAAAAGAGGAGCTGTCTTTGTATTTGGGAACCGATTATGATGTGACGCATTATGAAGAACTACATGATTTGCAATATTTGCCTATCAGGGCTAAATCGTTGCCAGAAGGACTAGAGGTTCCTATTAGAGTGCCTATGGTAACGGTGGTAAATACAGATAAAAAGTTTTATTGGATTACGAACTTTTTAGAAACTATTTTATCTACCATGTTATGGCAACCAATGACCTCTGCATCTATTGCCTTATGTTATAAAAGAATTTTCAAAAAATGGACTTTAGCCACCGATAAAGAAAATTTAGGCTTTATAGATTTTCAAGGGCATGATTTTTCTATGCGTGGAATGGGAGGCTTGCAAAGTGCAGTTTCTTCAGGTATGGGGCACGCAGCAGTATTTTTGGGATCAGATACCTTGCCTGTAATAAGTACACTTCGCAATTATTACCATGCCAAAGGCTTTGTTGTAGGTTCTGTTAATGCTACAGAGCACTCCGTAATGTGTGCAGGAACAAAAGACGATGAAATAGGAACGTTTAGAGCCTTAATGAATACCTACCCAACGGGAATATTATCTGTAGTAAGTGATACGTGGGATTTATGGAAAGTACTTACCGAGTATTTACCGCAGTTAAAAGAAGAAGTTCTAGCAAGAGATGGTAAATTGGTGATTAGACCAGATAGTGGAGACCCTGTAGACATTATCTGCGGAGAAGCTGCAGCACTTGGGGCAGAAAGCCCTAAAGATAAAGGCGTGGTAGAACTCCTTTGGGACATCTTTGGAGGTACGGTAAATGCACAAGGGTTTAAAGTTTTAGATGCACATATTGGTGCTATATATGGGGATAGTATTACTACGGAAAGAGCAGAAAGTATTTGTCAGCGTTTGAGTGATAAAGGTTTCGCTACTACTAATGTGGTATTAGGAATTGGTTCTTTTACCTACCAATTTAATACCAGAGATACTTTTGGTTTTGCAATGAAAGCTACTTCTGTAGTGGTACATGGTGAACGAAGAGAAATTTTTAAAGATCCAATTACAGATGACGGAGTTAAAAAATCAGCTAAAGGATTGATAAAAGTGGATGTGATTGATGGTGAGTTTGTTTTAGTAGATCAAGTAACACCAGCAATAGAAAACGAAGGAGCATTGCAGGTAATTTATGAAGACGGAAAATTTATGAATCAAGTAAACCTGCAAGAGATAAGAGATCGGATTAATGAGAATCTATAA
- a CDS encoding nucleoside 2-deoxyribosyltransferase domain-containing protein, translating into MVFTSQAELPIKETDQRYIFLAGSMAPNQSVNWRTQVVKSLPNSYQFLDPTNEHHDTLNALQMKKHVEWELDAMAMADIVLLNFLPNALSPISLVELGLYASFKKLYVVCPKAFYKSSYVVTLCERYHTPTFKTLQEAIDTLT; encoded by the coding sequence ATGGTATTCACATCGCAAGCAGAACTTCCAATAAAAGAAACAGACCAACGTTATATTTTCTTAGCAGGAAGTATGGCGCCTAATCAATCAGTAAATTGGAGAACTCAAGTGGTTAAAAGCTTACCTAATTCCTATCAGTTTTTAGATCCTACGAATGAGCATCATGATACTTTAAATGCATTACAAATGAAAAAACATGTGGAGTGGGAGTTAGACGCTATGGCCATGGCAGATATCGTACTTCTTAATTTCCTTCCCAACGCATTATCGCCCATATCTTTAGTAGAATTGGGCTTGTATGCAAGTTTTAAAAAATTATATGTAGTCTGTCCTAAAGCGTTTTATAAAAGTAGTTATGTGGTTACCTTGTGCGAAAGGTATCACACACCAACTTTTAAGACACTCCAAGAGGCAATAGACACACTAACTTAA
- a CDS encoding NUDIX hydrolase produces MHQSIQLSVDAVVFGYESGTISVLLIKRKYEPFKGQWAIPGGFVLEEESLEEAVARELKEETGIAINYLEQLYTFGHPKRDPRSRVVSVAYFGLIKPSAFKILAATDAEEVQWFNITELPSLFFDHEAILQMAITRLQGKITYEPIGFELLDTKFPFSDLEKLYTTLLGRAIDRRNFRKKMLSLNILDELDEKVSKGSGRPANLFKFNNKRYFKLKKEGIIFEI; encoded by the coding sequence ATGCACCAATCAATTCAACTTTCTGTAGATGCCGTAGTTTTTGGCTATGAATCTGGAACCATATCTGTATTACTTATCAAAAGAAAATATGAACCATTTAAGGGACAATGGGCAATTCCAGGAGGTTTTGTTTTAGAAGAGGAATCCTTAGAAGAAGCTGTAGCAAGAGAACTTAAAGAAGAAACAGGTATCGCTATAAATTACCTAGAACAACTGTATACATTTGGTCATCCAAAAAGAGATCCAAGAAGTAGGGTAGTGTCTGTAGCTTATTTTGGTTTAATTAAACCCAGTGCTTTTAAAATTTTAGCGGCTACCGATGCGGAAGAAGTTCAGTGGTTTAATATAACAGAATTACCAAGTTTGTTTTTTGATCATGAAGCAATACTGCAAATGGCTATAACGCGGTTGCAAGGAAAAATTACTTATGAGCCTATTGGGTTTGAATTATTAGATACTAAATTTCCCTTCTCTGATTTAGAAAAACTATATACAACGCTTTTAGGAAGAGCTATTGATCGACGTAATTTTAGAAAGAAAATGTTAAGTCTTAATATTTTAGATGAACTTGATGAAAAAGTTTCTAAGGGTTCAGGAAGACCTGCTAACTTGTTTAAGTTCAATAACAAACGTTACTTTAAACTCAAGAAGGAAGGTATAATTTTCGAAATTTAA
- a CDS encoding HYC_CC_PP family protein translates to MKQSSHKIVSLLMAIVVLFATMSFTVNMHYCGDTLVETALFHKAKGCGMEMQKPVTEDCSITKKNCCNDKQSVVDGQDELQLQIDQVSFEQFVFIASFVYSYLDLFEGLEEKAPSYERYAPPLVTKQIFKLDETYLI, encoded by the coding sequence ATGAAGCAATCATCCCATAAAATAGTGTCCCTATTAATGGCTATTGTAGTGTTATTCGCTACAATGTCGTTTACGGTGAACATGCATTATTGTGGTGATACTTTAGTAGAAACTGCATTATTTCACAAAGCAAAAGGTTGCGGAATGGAAATGCAAAAACCTGTAACCGAAGATTGTTCCATCACAAAAAAGAATTGTTGTAATGACAAGCAATCGGTCGTTGATGGTCAAGATGAATTACAATTACAAATTGACCAAGTTTCTTTTGAGCAATTCGTATTCATTGCTTCTTTTGTTTACAGCTACCTAGATCTATTTGAAGGACTAGAAGAAAAAGCACCTTCATATGAAAGGTATGCACCACCACTCGTCACCAAGCAAATCTTTAAGCTTGACGAGACGTATTTAATTTGA
- a CDS encoding efflux RND transporter permease subunit, with product MLNRSIKFLIENKLVAVLLLVLFIGWGTVNAPFNWDTGFLPSNPVAVDAIPDIGENQQIVFTKWDGRSPQDIEDQITYPLTTSLLGIPGVKTIRSSSMFGFSSIYIIFEEDIEFYWSRSRILEKLNSLPNGLLPEGVNPALGPDATGLGQVYWYTLEGRDKDGNVTGGWDLQELRSIQDYYVKYALSSASGVSEVASIGGYVQEYQIDVNPELMRQYKIGLNQVVKAVKSSNQDIGAQTLEINQAEYLVRGLGYIKSVEDIENAVVTSEGYTAIKIKDIAKVSLGPAARRGLLDKEGAEVVGGVVVARYGANPMEVITNVKAKIAELKDGLPTKVLADGRTSQLTVIPFYDRSELIVETLDTLSEALTLEILITILVIIVMVFNLRASLLISGLLPVAILMVFVAMKLFNVDANIVALSGIAIAIGTMVDVGVILAENMIRHLDDEKLRTRENGTTLTINEVVYNATSEVSGAILTAVLTTIISFVPVFTMVGAEGKLFRPLAFTKTMALSASLVIALFIIPPLAAFLFRKTTFKNSFKYIVSGALILAGIAIVISDNWLGIILIAFGVLSFWSLYFNKSEINFSLFNFPFSLSKNLINIIISSAAIVFLLAEYWRPLGFNRSIFINLIFVAIICFGILGLFSIFRKYYGQILQWALANKLLFLMIPAAVLISGVWIMNNTGKEFMPSLNEGSFLLMPTSLPHAGVEENKRVLQQLDMAVATIPEIETVVGKSGRTASALDPAPLSMYENMIQYKPEYMRNSEGKRQRYKVNEDGLFTLKNGQLATDGSERLNRMSGRVSRGTSAISRPYTSRYNSEEKSESLEVTTTVSNSLLIEDEDGEFYRNWRPEIQSPDDIWKEIIKVTKLPGVTSAPKLQPIETRLVMLQTGMRAPMGIKVKGQDLKQIEAFGLELESLLKQAKGVKVEAVFADRIVGKPYLLIDIDREKIARYGISIEDVQSVLKVAIGGMALTQTVEGRERYGVRVRYPRELRGNPEDIKDIYIPVEKGSPVPLSELATIRYEQGPQVIKSEDTFLVGYVLFDKIDGFAEVAVVENAQALFQQKIASGELIVPKGISYKFTGTYENQLRAEKTLAVVVPLALAIIFLILYFQFKSVTTSLMVFTGIAVAFAGGFIMIWLYGQEWFFNFSFFGENMRDLFNMKTINLSVAVWVGFIALFGIATDDGVVMATYLTQTFDREKPSDKMSIRAATLEAAKKRIRPCLMTTVTTILALLPVLTSTGKGSDIMIPMAIPIFGGMVIDITSYFIVPVLYSWREEMKLKRVKSLK from the coding sequence ATGCTAAATAGAAGCATCAAATTCTTAATTGAGAATAAACTCGTAGCCGTTTTATTACTTGTCCTTTTTATTGGATGGGGAACTGTAAATGCACCATTTAATTGGGATACTGGATTTTTACCTAGTAACCCTGTAGCGGTAGATGCTATTCCTGATATTGGTGAAAACCAACAAATTGTATTCACAAAATGGGATGGTCGTTCTCCTCAAGATATCGAAGACCAAATTACGTATCCTTTAACCACTTCTTTACTCGGTATTCCCGGAGTAAAAACCATTCGTAGTTCGTCTATGTTTGGGTTTTCAAGTATCTATATCATTTTTGAAGAAGATATTGAGTTTTACTGGAGCCGAAGTCGCATTTTAGAAAAACTAAATTCGCTACCAAACGGATTATTACCAGAAGGCGTTAACCCTGCTTTAGGGCCAGATGCAACAGGATTAGGTCAGGTTTATTGGTACACTCTAGAAGGTAGAGATAAAGACGGAAACGTTACTGGCGGTTGGGATTTACAAGAATTACGAAGCATACAAGATTATTATGTAAAGTATGCATTATCGTCTGCAAGCGGAGTTTCTGAAGTGGCTTCTATTGGTGGTTATGTTCAAGAATACCAGATAGATGTGAACCCAGAATTGATGCGGCAATACAAAATTGGTTTAAATCAAGTTGTAAAAGCAGTTAAAAGTAGCAATCAAGATATAGGTGCACAAACTTTAGAAATTAATCAAGCAGAGTATTTAGTCCGTGGTTTAGGGTATATAAAATCGGTTGAAGATATTGAAAATGCCGTAGTAACTTCCGAAGGTTATACCGCTATTAAAATTAAAGATATTGCTAAAGTATCCTTAGGCCCTGCAGCACGACGTGGTTTATTAGATAAAGAAGGTGCAGAAGTTGTTGGCGGAGTTGTGGTTGCTAGATATGGTGCAAACCCAATGGAAGTTATCACCAACGTAAAAGCTAAAATAGCAGAACTAAAAGACGGTTTACCTACTAAGGTATTAGCAGACGGACGGACATCACAACTAACTGTCATCCCTTTCTACGATCGTTCTGAACTTATTGTAGAAACTTTAGATACGCTTAGTGAAGCATTAACTTTAGAGATATTAATTACCATTTTGGTGATTATTGTAATGGTCTTTAACCTAAGAGCATCCCTTTTAATTTCTGGCTTGTTACCTGTTGCTATTTTAATGGTTTTTGTGGCGATGAAACTATTTAATGTTGATGCTAATATTGTTGCCCTTTCAGGTATTGCAATTGCCATAGGAACCATGGTAGATGTTGGTGTCATACTTGCCGAAAATATGATTCGTCATCTCGATGATGAAAAACTAAGAACTCGTGAGAATGGAACAACATTAACTATAAATGAAGTAGTTTACAATGCTACTTCGGAAGTTTCCGGAGCTATTTTAACAGCTGTTTTAACAACTATTATCAGTTTTGTACCCGTATTTACAATGGTTGGCGCAGAAGGTAAATTGTTTAGACCTTTGGCTTTTACAAAAACAATGGCGTTATCCGCGTCTTTAGTGATTGCTTTGTTTATAATTCCGCCTTTAGCAGCTTTTTTATTCCGTAAAACAACATTTAAAAACTCATTTAAATACATTGTAAGTGGTGCTTTAATCCTTGCCGGAATTGCAATTGTGATAAGTGATAACTGGTTGGGAATTATTTTAATTGCTTTCGGAGTTTTATCATTTTGGAGTTTATATTTTAATAAATCTGAAATAAATTTTTCGCTTTTTAATTTTCCCTTTTCACTTTCAAAAAACCTTATAAATATTATTATTTCTTCAGCAGCCATTGTATTTCTATTGGCCGAATATTGGAGACCCTTAGGTTTTAACCGTAGTATTTTTATCAACTTAATTTTTGTTGCTATTATTTGCTTCGGAATTTTAGGACTGTTCTCTATTTTTAGAAAATATTACGGACAAATTTTACAATGGGCTTTAGCGAATAAATTATTGTTTTTAATGATTCCTGCAGCTGTTCTTATTTCTGGAGTTTGGATTATGAACAACACTGGAAAAGAATTTATGCCCTCCTTAAATGAAGGTTCTTTTCTACTCATGCCTACTTCGCTACCGCATGCTGGAGTCGAAGAAAACAAACGTGTGTTACAGCAATTGGATATGGCAGTTGCTACCATTCCTGAAATTGAAACTGTGGTTGGAAAATCTGGTAGAACAGCATCTGCTTTAGACCCTGCTCCTTTATCGATGTACGAAAACATGATTCAGTATAAACCGGAATACATGCGTAATTCCGAAGGTAAAAGACAACGCTATAAAGTAAATGAGGATGGCTTATTTACATTGAAAAACGGACAATTGGCGACTGACGGTAGTGAAAGACTAAATAGAATGTCAGGTCGAGTATCACGAGGTACGAGTGCTATATCTAGACCCTATACTTCTCGATACAATTCTGAAGAAAAATCAGAATCACTCGAAGTGACAACCACAGTTTCAAATTCCCTACTAATAGAAGATGAAGATGGAGAGTTCTACCGTAACTGGCGACCAGAAATACAATCACCAGATGATATTTGGAAAGAAATTATAAAAGTCACCAAGTTACCAGGTGTTACATCTGCTCCCAAATTACAGCCTATAGAAACCAGGTTGGTCATGCTACAAACAGGTATGCGAGCACCTATGGGAATTAAAGTAAAAGGGCAAGATTTAAAGCAAATTGAAGCTTTTGGACTAGAACTAGAAAGTCTTTTAAAACAAGCAAAAGGTGTTAAAGTAGAAGCTGTTTTTGCCGATAGAATTGTGGGTAAACCGTATTTGCTAATTGATATTGATAGAGAAAAAATAGCACGATATGGAATTTCTATAGAAGATGTTCAAAGTGTGCTAAAAGTTGCTATTGGTGGTATGGCTTTAACGCAAACTGTGGAAGGCCGAGAACGTTACGGAGTTCGTGTACGTTACCCAAGAGAATTACGTGGCAACCCTGAAGACATCAAAGACATTTATATTCCTGTAGAAAAAGGGAGTCCTGTGCCATTAAGTGAGTTGGCTACGATTCGTTATGAACAAGGTCCGCAGGTAATAAAAAGTGAAGACACCTTTTTAGTAGGTTATGTGTTGTTTGATAAAATAGACGGTTTTGCAGAAGTAGCTGTGGTAGAAAATGCACAAGCCTTATTTCAACAAAAAATAGCTTCTGGAGAATTAATTGTTCCTAAAGGCATCAGTTACAAGTTCACAGGAACGTATGAAAATCAATTACGTGCAGAAAAAACATTGGCTGTTGTAGTTCCTTTAGCGTTGGCTATTATCTTTTTAATCCTGTATTTTCAGTTTAAATCGGTAACCACATCGTTAATGGTATTTACGGGAATTGCGGTTGCATTTGCGGGTGGTTTTATTATGATTTGGTTATACGGACAAGAATGGTTCTTCAACTTTAGTTTCTTTGGTGAGAATATGCGAGACCTTTTCAACATGAAAACCATCAATTTAAGTGTAGCTGTTTGGGTTGGTTTTATTGCCTTATTCGGAATTGCAACAGATGATGGTGTTGTAATGGCAACCTACCTTACACAAACTTTTGATCGTGAAAAACCATCGGATAAAATGAGTATTAGGGCAGCTACTTTAGAAGCTGCTAAAAAACGTATTCGTCCGTGTTTAATGACCACAGTTACCACCATTTTAGCTTTATTACCTGTTTTAACATCCACCGGAAAAGGAAGCGATATTATGATCCCGATGGCAATTCCAATTTTTGGAGGAATGGTGATTGATATCACGTCTTACTTTATTGTTCCGGTTTTATATAGCTGGAGAGAAGAGATGAAATTGAAGAGAGTGAAAAGTTTAAAGTGA